In Gimesia panareensis, the genomic window CGGTGAGATCTTCAAAGCTGACCTCGTGTAACTGTCCTTCCGGAACAATCTGGCGATCCCGTTCGTAGACGTGCAGATGGTTGACGTAGATGTTCGCCATGTCCTCTTCGAGTTTTTCCATGTCGAGGGGAGCAAAGCCGTTATCGCCGAACATGGTTTTCCGCAGGTGCAACGTGGAGTTGTAAACCTTATACGGATTCCGATGGATGTAAATGAAACGGGCATCGGGGAACATGTCGAGCAGGAACCGGATGCGGAACGTATGCGTGGGTGATTTGAGCAGCACATGCTTGTTACCGCCGGCCCGGTAAGTCAGCTTCTGCATGAAATAGCGGAAGGTGTCTCGCCAGACTTTGTCTTCTTTGGGCGTCAGTTGATCGAGCTCGTAGAATCGATCGTAGACCTCAGCCTGATCGCTGAAGGCAATCGCCAGGTAAGGCGACATCAGATGCAGGAGCATGATCGAGGTCTCATCTTCCTGCGGGAGGTCCCAGGTCACCGGCATATTGTCCATCGGTCGCTGTTTGGGGATCAACCGCTTAACGACATGCTTGAGAACAGGTTCGGTCAGCAGGAAGTGCGAAGGGAACAGCATCGCACCCATGTTAGGATAGATGAACTGCTCATCCATCGACATCAGGTTATGCAGCAGTGTGGTTCCACTCCGCCAGTGCCCGATAATAAACACGGGAGATTCCAGCTTCGTCCGTTTGACCTTCCTGCTGTAAACCAGAGTTTCCAACGCACTCAGACAGGAATTGGAGACACTCAGGATGCCGGAGGAAATCAGCCGGTAGAGACCAGACCAGCGAATGGTGGGACGTAGTCGCATCAGTTTGACGAAGTTGATAAAGTCGATACCGGACCAGACGCAAAAAGGGCCCTGACTCGATCCACTGTTATTTACCGATTGTTTGGTCATCTGCAGAGAGTGTCCTACACTTTATCAACGCAATTCAACGCCTGCCGATCAAGGTTTTGCCCGCCTTCAGTTAGCTGATGCAATCAACCTGGCTGAAGCGTTAAGAATATAATCGATTTTTCTGAAATTGTCTTGGGAAGGCATGTGGATTAGTGGAGCTTGTCTGACATTTTCTACCACGATATCCAATATTGATCCAGTCGGGTTTTGGGGACCTGTCATGGATTATTTCGGCATCCGTTAAGCCAGACTTCGATGAACTCTATTCTGATCATGGGGATTGCCCAAATACAGACGTCAACACTCGTCATAAAGTACGCGTCCATTCCCATCTTAAACTAACTGTTTCGCCTCAGTTACACAATTGAACGCACGAAAAATAGTTGTGAAACATGTGTTTCCCGCAGGCGGCAATAGCAGCGTTTACCGGTTCTCAGATTCGGAATCCCCTGGGAATAGTGGACAGCAGCTTACTTCAGGAGTTGATTGATGCGGGGAAAATCATCTTTGAGGGAACTATACAGATCGCGGTACACGGGATAGGCCTGATTGTAGATGCGTTTTGCCTTTGAGTTTACGCTCGTGCTCTGGACCACACGGATCGTTGACGAACAGGCTTCAACCACATCCTTATAAGCCCCGGTTCCTGCAGCGGCCAGCAGCGCAACTCCATACGCGGGGCCCTCTTCGGCATTGATGGTCACGACCTTCTGTCCGTAAATATCAGCCTGCAGCTGCCGCCAGAATGGACTGCGAGCCCCACCGCCGGAGAGTCGAATCTCCCGGACGGGAATATCCAGCTCTTTGATGATTTCCAGCGAGTCCCGCATGGCATAGGTAGCTCCTTCCATGACAGCCCGGCTCAGATGGGGGCGTCCGTGCCTTAAGCTCAGACCGATCCAGGCGGCCCGGGCATCGGGATCCGCGTGCGGAGTCCGCTCGCCAGTCAGGTAAGGCAGAAAAAATAAGCCTTCACTTCCTGGAGGGGCCTGTTCCGCCTGCGCCGAGATCAACTCATAGGGATCGACCTTCTTCCGTTTCGCTTCTGCCACCTGCTGTTCACACAACTGATTGCGATACCACTGCAGACTGCCCCCGGCGGAGAGCACCACGCCCATCACGTGCCACTTATCGCGCACCGCATGGCAGAACGTGTGCACGCGTCCCTCGGGGTCGATCTGAACTTCATCGCTGTGCGCGAAAACCACGCCGCTGGTCCCCATCGTGGCGGAGATCACCCCTTTTTTCACGATGCCGTTGCCAACAGCGCCCGCAGCCTGGTCACCCCCGCCGCCGACCACAGCCACACCTTTAGACAGGCCCAGCAGACGGGCTGACTCTTCGGTCAGGTGGCCGCTGACATCTTCCGATTCATAGACATCGGGCAGCAGGCTCTCGTCCAGTTCCAGCTTGCTCAACAGGGGACGGCTCCAGTTCCGTTGCTTCACATCCAGCAGCAGGGTTCCCGATGCGTCGCTGACTTCGGTCGCGAATTCCCCTGTCAGGCGGAAGCGGATGTAGTCTTTGGGCAATAACACCTGGACGGTTTTGTCAAAGTGTTTCGGTTCCTGATTCCGCAACCAGAGAATCTTGGGCGCAGTAAAGCCCGTCAGGGCCGGGTTCGCGACCAGCTTGATCAGCTTTTTGCGACCGCCGGCCCGCTGTTCAATTTCTGCACACTCCGCTGCCGTTCGCTGATCGTTCCAGAGCAGAGCAGGGCGAATGACTTCGTGCTTCTTATTCAGAAACACGCTGCCGTGCATCTGCCCGCTCAGGCCGATCCCTTTGACGTCCGCGGCTTTGATTTTGCCTGCTTTGAGGACCTTGCGGATACTTTTGATCGTTGCCTGCCACCAGTCTTCCGGATCCTGCTCCGACCAGCCGGGATGCGGACTGTAAAGAGGATACTCTTCTGTCGCGGACGCCAGAATGGCTCCGTCTTCCTG contains:
- the xylB gene encoding xylulokinase yields the protein MAVFLGVDIGTSGTKTLAMQEDGAILASATEEYPLYSPHPGWSEQDPEDWWQATIKSIRKVLKAGKIKAADVKGIGLSGQMHGSVFLNKKHEVIRPALLWNDQRTAAECAEIEQRAGGRKKLIKLVANPALTGFTAPKILWLRNQEPKHFDKTVQVLLPKDYIRFRLTGEFATEVSDASGTLLLDVKQRNWSRPLLSKLELDESLLPDVYESEDVSGHLTEESARLLGLSKGVAVVGGGGDQAAGAVGNGIVKKGVISATMGTSGVVFAHSDEVQIDPEGRVHTFCHAVRDKWHVMGVVLSAGGSLQWYRNQLCEQQVAEAKRKKVDPYELISAQAEQAPPGSEGLFFLPYLTGERTPHADPDARAAWIGLSLRHGRPHLSRAVMEGATYAMRDSLEIIKELDIPVREIRLSGGGARSPFWRQLQADIYGQKVVTINAEEGPAYGVALLAAAGTGAYKDVVEACSSTIRVVQSTSVNSKAKRIYNQAYPVYRDLYSSLKDDFPRINQLLK
- a CDS encoding sulfotransferase family protein — encoded protein: MTKQSVNNSGSSQGPFCVWSGIDFINFVKLMRLRPTIRWSGLYRLISSGILSVSNSCLSALETLVYSRKVKRTKLESPVFIIGHWRSGTTLLHNLMSMDEQFIYPNMGAMLFPSHFLLTEPVLKHVVKRLIPKQRPMDNMPVTWDLPQEDETSIMLLHLMSPYLAIAFSDQAEVYDRFYELDQLTPKEDKVWRDTFRYFMQKLTYRAGGNKHVLLKSPTHTFRIRFLLDMFPDARFIYIHRNPYKVYNSTLHLRKTMFGDNGFAPLDMEKLEEDMANIYVNHLHVYERDRQIVPEGQLHEVSFEDLTADPVGELKKVYEHLNLTGFDDLEKNMQPYLKDQKSYKKNKYEMDAAQEKKIYERWQKAFELFGYERLPSDALIKKARVAS